A single window of Mycolicibacterium madagascariense DNA harbors:
- a CDS encoding DUF3263 domain-containing protein has product MDSLTNQERAMLDLETRWWQTAGGKERAIRELGMTPVRYYQLLSRLLGTEKAMAYAAVTVHRLQRVRRPSRDG; this is encoded by the coding sequence ATGGATTCCCTGACCAACCAAGAGCGCGCGATGCTCGACCTCGAAACGCGGTGGTGGCAGACCGCCGGCGGCAAGGAACGCGCCATCCGCGAGCTCGGCATGACACCCGTCCGGTACTACCAGCTGCTCAGTCGGCTCCTCGGTACCGAGAAGGCAATGGCCTACGCCGCCGTCACGGTCCATCGATTGCAGCGGGTCAGGCGCCCAAGTCGCGACGGCTAA
- the pgm gene encoding phosphoglucomutase (alpha-D-glucose-1,6-bisphosphate-dependent) — MAANPRAGQPALPEDLIDVAQVVTAYYSVVPDPENVDQQVAFGTSGHRGSSLDAAFNEAHILATTQAIAEYRAAQGTTGPLFIGRDTHALSEPAWVSALEVLAANDVVVMIDGADRYTPTPVVSHAILSFNRGRDSALSDGIVVTPSHNPPRDGGFKYNPPNGGPADTDATGAIAKRANEILRGGLADVKRVPLAKALQTAQRHDYLNAYVDDLPNVVDIHAIRAEGIRIGADPLGGASVDYWGAIAERHQLNLEVVNPLVDATWRFMTLDTDGKIRMDCSSPNAMASLIGKIGEYQIATGNDADSDRHGIVTPDGGLMNPNHYLAVAIDYLYSHRPNWPGSTAVGKTAVSSSIIDRVVAGLGRKLIEVPVGFKWFVDGLISGTIGFGGEESAGASFLRTDGSVWTTDKDGIILALLASEILAVTGTSPSQRYAELAEKYGAPTYARIDAPADREQKARLAKLSPDQVSATELAGEAITAKLTTAPGNGAPLGGLKVTTENAWFAARPSGTEDVYKIYAESFHGPEHLAEVQAAAKELVNTVIG; from the coding sequence ATGGCTGCCAACCCCCGTGCCGGACAACCGGCGCTCCCGGAAGACCTCATCGACGTGGCCCAGGTGGTCACCGCCTACTACAGCGTGGTGCCCGACCCGGAGAACGTCGATCAGCAGGTCGCCTTCGGGACGTCGGGGCATCGCGGGTCCAGCCTGGATGCCGCGTTCAACGAGGCGCACATCCTGGCGACGACGCAGGCCATCGCCGAATACCGCGCCGCCCAGGGCACCACCGGCCCACTGTTCATCGGCCGCGACACCCATGCGCTGTCCGAACCGGCCTGGGTGTCCGCGCTGGAGGTGCTCGCCGCCAACGACGTCGTCGTGATGATCGACGGCGCCGATCGCTATACGCCCACCCCCGTGGTGAGCCATGCGATCCTGTCGTTCAACCGCGGCCGTGACAGTGCTCTGTCCGACGGCATCGTCGTCACCCCCTCGCACAACCCGCCCCGCGACGGCGGCTTCAAGTACAACCCGCCCAACGGCGGCCCCGCGGACACCGATGCGACCGGGGCAATCGCCAAGCGCGCCAACGAGATTCTGCGTGGTGGCCTTGCCGACGTGAAGCGGGTCCCACTCGCGAAGGCACTGCAGACCGCGCAGCGCCACGACTACCTCAACGCCTACGTCGACGACCTGCCCAACGTCGTCGACATCCATGCGATCCGGGCCGAGGGCATCCGGATCGGGGCCGACCCACTGGGCGGGGCCAGCGTCGACTACTGGGGTGCGATCGCCGAACGGCACCAGCTCAACCTCGAGGTCGTCAACCCGCTCGTCGACGCCACCTGGCGGTTCATGACGCTGGACACCGACGGCAAGATCCGGATGGACTGCAGCTCGCCCAACGCGATGGCGTCGCTCATCGGGAAGATCGGCGAGTACCAGATCGCGACCGGCAACGACGCCGACTCCGACCGGCACGGCATCGTCACCCCCGACGGCGGGCTGATGAACCCCAACCACTATCTCGCCGTTGCCATCGACTATCTCTACTCCCATCGGCCGAACTGGCCGGGCTCGACCGCCGTCGGGAAGACCGCCGTCAGCTCGTCGATCATCGATCGCGTGGTGGCAGGCTTGGGGCGCAAGCTGATCGAGGTGCCCGTCGGCTTCAAGTGGTTCGTCGACGGATTGATCAGCGGCACAATCGGATTCGGCGGCGAGGAGAGTGCGGGCGCATCGTTCCTGCGCACCGACGGCTCGGTCTGGACCACCGACAAGGACGGCATCATCCTCGCCCTGCTGGCCTCGGAAATCCTTGCGGTGACCGGAACTTCGCCCTCGCAGCGGTATGCCGAGCTGGCGGAGAAGTACGGCGCGCCCACCTACGCGCGCATCGACGCGCCCGCAGACCGCGAGCAGAAGGCGCGCCTGGCGAAGCTGTCGCCGGATCAGGTGAGCGCGACCGAGTTGGCGGGGGAGGCCATCACCGCCAAGCTGACGACCGCACCCGGCAACGGCGCGCCGCTCGGCGGACTGAAGGTCACCACCGAGAACGCGTGGTTCGCGGCGCGGCCGTCGGGCACCGAGGACGTGTACAAGATCTACGCCGAGTCGTTCCACGGTCCCGAGCATCTGGCCGAGGTGCAGGCGGCGGCCAAGGAGCTGGTGAATACAGTCATAGGGTGA
- a CDS encoding site-specific integrase, with product MAYIRNRTRKDGSAYFSVYWRDGGRQGRQECLSWNDYADAVHCKQLVEQVGPDKAREILRIVQAPRQAQTVRQFLLKHIDHLTGVEAGTAARYRAYVKNDYGALADIPLTALSRDDVANWIAKQHAAGASGKTIANKHGFLAGALNAAVRDGKLKSNPCDGNKLPRWDRDEMVFLERQEFRTLLSAVPDYWKPLVQFLVMSGCRWSEATALTPAAVDLAAGTVRITKAWKTGQGGYVLGVPKTKMSVRTINVPKRTLDLLDLSGDWVFTNSGRGRGQFADGLVRDDDGPVRIHSFHPNVWAPAIDRARQAGLRKKPRVHDLRHTCASWLIQSGRPLPAVQAHLGHESISTTVGVYGHLDRSSGRGNADALDAMLDDA from the coding sequence ATGGCATACATCCGCAACCGCACCCGCAAGGACGGCTCGGCCTACTTCTCCGTCTACTGGCGCGACGGAGGTCGGCAAGGTCGCCAGGAATGCCTGTCGTGGAACGACTATGCCGACGCCGTGCACTGCAAGCAGCTCGTCGAGCAGGTCGGTCCGGACAAGGCCCGCGAGATTCTGCGCATCGTCCAGGCCCCTCGCCAAGCCCAGACCGTCCGGCAGTTCCTGCTCAAACACATCGACCACCTGACCGGCGTCGAGGCCGGCACCGCTGCCCGCTACCGGGCCTACGTGAAGAACGACTACGGCGCCCTGGCCGACATCCCGCTGACAGCGTTGTCGCGCGACGACGTCGCCAACTGGATCGCCAAGCAGCACGCCGCCGGCGCGTCCGGCAAGACCATCGCCAACAAGCACGGCTTCCTCGCCGGTGCCCTCAATGCCGCAGTCCGCGACGGCAAGCTCAAGTCCAATCCCTGCGACGGGAACAAGCTTCCCCGATGGGATCGCGACGAGATGGTCTTCCTCGAGCGCCAGGAATTCCGCACACTGCTGTCAGCCGTCCCGGATTACTGGAAACCGTTGGTCCAGTTCCTCGTCATGTCGGGCTGCCGCTGGTCTGAGGCGACCGCGCTCACTCCCGCAGCGGTCGACCTCGCCGCCGGTACCGTCCGCATCACCAAGGCATGGAAGACCGGGCAAGGCGGCTACGTCCTCGGCGTACCCAAGACCAAGATGTCGGTGCGCACCATCAACGTGCCCAAGCGCACCCTCGACCTACTCGACCTCTCCGGGGACTGGGTGTTCACCAACTCCGGCCGCGGCCGCGGACAATTCGCCGACGGCCTCGTCCGTGACGACGACGGACCCGTCCGGATCCACTCGTTCCACCCCAACGTGTGGGCGCCGGCGATCGACCGCGCCCGACAGGCAGGGCTGCGCAAGAAGCCCCGCGTGCACGATCTCCGCCACACGTGCGCGTCGTGGCTGATTCAATCGGGCCGGCCGCTCCCGGCCGTGCAGGCACACCTCGGCCATGAGTCGATCTCCACGACGGTCGGCGTGTACGGCCACCTCGACCGGTCCTCTGGTCGCGGCAACGCCGACGCGCTGGACGCCATGCTCGACGACGCCTGA
- a CDS encoding fluoride efflux transporter FluC: MPVNDSGGTDSHGELPSDPDTGPAGRPLHLRPSALALVFAGGVVGTGLRYVVEDLLPHDAAGWPWATFLINLVGAFVLGGLLESLARLGDDSGWRQRARLCVGTGGCGAFTTYSTLALEAALLGRSGHVGMAIGYGVGSVVGGLVTAWLGIVLAAAVHARRRA, encoded by the coding sequence GTGCCCGTGAACGACTCAGGTGGGACGGATTCGCACGGCGAACTGCCGTCGGATCCCGACACCGGTCCCGCGGGACGGCCGCTTCATCTCCGGCCGTCGGCCCTGGCCCTGGTGTTCGCGGGTGGCGTCGTCGGCACGGGGTTGCGGTACGTCGTCGAGGACCTCCTGCCCCACGATGCCGCGGGGTGGCCGTGGGCGACCTTCCTGATCAACCTCGTCGGCGCCTTCGTCCTCGGCGGTCTGCTGGAGTCGCTCGCACGTCTGGGTGACGACTCGGGGTGGCGCCAGCGTGCCCGGCTCTGCGTCGGCACCGGCGGCTGCGGGGCGTTCACCACCTACAGCACCCTGGCCCTGGAGGCGGCGCTGCTCGGCAGGAGTGGGCACGTCGGCATGGCGATCGGCTACGGCGTCGGCAGCGTCGTCGGCGGGCTGGTGACCGCGTGGCTCGGCATCGTGCTCGCCGCAGCCGTCCACGCCCGGAGGCGCGCGTGA
- a CDS encoding MFS transporter, which translates to MSSVAEGDCPAPSKPKLPSEVWVLVTANAVIALGYGVVAPVLPQYARNFGVSIAAATFVITAFALMRLCAAPASGVLVQKLGERRIYLTGLLIVALSTGACAFAQTYWQLLVFRSLGGFGSAMFSVSSLGLMIRISPTDARGRVSGMFSSAFLVGSVGGPILGSLTVGLGLSAPFVIYGIALLIAAAVVFIRLRHSALAAVDVQTEPAIALRVALGNRAYRAALFSNFSTGWTALGLRVALVPLLVVEVLHRSPRMAGVALATFAIGNVSAVIPSGYLSDRIGRRKLILVGLTVSAVTTALVGFTDSLPLFLATAFVTGLATGMFISPQQAAVADIIGSKSRGGTAVATFQMMSDFGAILGSLAVGQIAEHLTYGSAFVISGVILAAAAVGWSIAPETRQQTSAEHTPARPLGPEVGGEVP; encoded by the coding sequence ATGAGCTCGGTTGCGGAGGGTGACTGTCCGGCTCCCTCGAAGCCCAAGCTGCCCTCCGAAGTCTGGGTGCTCGTCACGGCGAACGCGGTCATCGCGCTCGGATACGGGGTCGTCGCGCCGGTCCTGCCGCAGTACGCGCGCAACTTCGGCGTCAGCATCGCCGCCGCGACGTTCGTCATCACCGCCTTCGCCCTGATGCGGCTCTGCGCGGCGCCCGCCAGCGGCGTCCTGGTGCAGAAGCTGGGGGAGCGGCGCATCTATCTCACCGGCCTGCTGATCGTCGCGCTGTCGACGGGGGCCTGCGCGTTTGCCCAGACCTACTGGCAGCTGCTGGTGTTCCGCTCCCTCGGTGGCTTCGGGTCGGCCATGTTCTCGGTGTCGTCGCTGGGCCTGATGATCAGGATCTCGCCGACGGATGCGCGGGGCCGGGTCTCGGGGATGTTCTCGAGTGCGTTCCTCGTCGGCTCCGTCGGCGGGCCGATCCTCGGCAGCCTCACCGTGGGACTCGGCCTGTCGGCGCCGTTCGTCATCTACGGCATCGCCCTGCTGATCGCCGCGGCCGTGGTGTTCATTCGGCTTCGGCATTCGGCGCTCGCCGCGGTGGACGTGCAGACCGAACCCGCCATCGCGCTGCGGGTCGCCCTGGGCAACCGCGCCTACCGGGCAGCGCTGTTCTCCAACTTCTCGACGGGATGGACGGCGCTTGGCCTGCGCGTCGCGTTGGTGCCGCTGCTCGTCGTCGAGGTGCTCCACCGCAGTCCCCGGATGGCCGGCGTGGCGCTGGCGACCTTCGCGATCGGCAACGTCTCGGCCGTCATCCCCAGTGGCTACCTGTCCGATCGGATCGGTCGACGCAAGCTGATCCTTGTCGGGCTCACCGTGTCGGCGGTGACGACGGCTTTGGTCGGGTTCACCGACTCGCTGCCGCTGTTCCTGGCGACCGCGTTCGTCACCGGCCTGGCGACCGGCATGTTCATCTCGCCGCAGCAGGCCGCCGTCGCGGACATCATCGGCAGCAAGTCCCGCGGCGGCACCGCGGTGGCCACGTTCCAGATGATGTCGGACTTCGGGGCCATCCTCGGCTCGCTGGCGGTCGGCCAGATCGCCGAACACCTCACCTACGGGTCGGCCTTCGTGATCAGCGGTGTGATCCTGGCGGCGGCCGCGGTGGGTTGGTCGATCGCACCGGAGACCCGCCAGCAGACCAGCGCCGAGCACACGCCGGCCCGGCCGCTGGGTCCGGAGGTCGGCGGCGAGGTCCCCTGA
- the crcB gene encoding fluoride efflux transporter CrcB — protein MIPLLTLVAGACGAVARFLLDSSIKRRWQSPFPWATVLINVTGSLLLGILAGLVLFHGQPTTWQTVIGTGFCGGYTTFSTASFETVRLVEQGRRLLALLNAVGSLVLSVAACAVGLALVWAL, from the coding sequence GTGATTCCCCTCCTCACCCTCGTCGCCGGTGCGTGCGGTGCCGTGGCGCGGTTCCTGCTCGACTCGTCGATCAAACGGCGATGGCAATCGCCGTTCCCGTGGGCCACCGTGCTCATCAACGTGACCGGATCGCTGCTGCTCGGGATCCTTGCGGGCCTGGTGCTGTTCCACGGCCAGCCCACCACGTGGCAGACCGTGATCGGGACCGGCTTCTGTGGTGGCTACACGACCTTCAGCACCGCGAGCTTCGAGACGGTGCGGCTGGTCGAGCAGGGCCGTCGTCTGCTGGCACTGCTGAATGCGGTTGGCTCCCTTGTGTTGTCGGTGGCCGCGTGTGCGGTCGGCCTCGCGCTGGTGTGGGCGCTGTGA
- a CDS encoding pyridoxamine 5'-phosphate oxidase family protein, giving the protein MLLTTAPFFSPAGRDWQRSTRLIVDSQVRKANRQKAAARRLGNLRHDPRIDVLAVDPVNPMRYVEIRGTATLQEISDDQSKLGPLKEHAEKYALPEEAARIPAGVHVAQIRITPHKVNYFDRQRSQMGPATQQVRPGDPQRTGPSRESSCLTGEDVAGDTSLPSRSVER; this is encoded by the coding sequence GTGCTATTGACGACAGCGCCATTTTTTAGCCCGGCTGGTCGCGACTGGCAGCGCTCGACGCGACTCATCGTTGATTCGCAAGTTCGGAAGGCCAATCGCCAGAAGGCGGCTGCCCGGCGCCTGGGCAACCTCCGCCACGATCCGCGCATCGACGTGCTGGCCGTAGATCCCGTCAACCCCATGCGATACGTCGAGATACGTGGGACGGCGACGCTGCAGGAGATCTCTGATGACCAGAGCAAGCTGGGTCCGTTGAAGGAACACGCCGAGAAGTACGCGCTTCCGGAGGAAGCTGCGCGCATCCCCGCTGGGGTGCACGTCGCGCAGATCCGCATCACGCCGCACAAGGTGAACTACTTCGACCGGCAGCGATCTCAGATGGGCCCAGCTACCCAACAAGTGCGACCCGGCGATCCCCAGCGGACCGGTCCGTCGCGCGAATCGTCATGCCTCACAGGCGAAGACGTGGCAGGCGACACGTCGCTCCCCAGCCGGAGTGTCGAGCGATGA
- the treS gene encoding maltose alpha-D-glucosyltransferase, with protein sequence MTDTAGDDQAREPTDITYDEHQYPARPRTLRFRPRVRAPFARRSVAHDGSATGDNPAYVSWLLSQSMLSDANEISQQFSGQGSMWQNPFANPDPRAAVTAASVWFTAYPLSLITRPEESFLTAMADEEMWKAFAEIGIEGIHTGPVKRAGGISGWEYTPSVDGHFDRISTQIDPAFGTEDEFRKMCATANWYGGTIIDDVVPGHTGKGADFRLAEMKYADYPGIYHMVEIDPRDWHELPETPPGVDSVNIDAATEEWLDKAGYIIGRLQRVIFYAEGVKETNWSVTRPVLGVDGVERRWVYLHYFKDGQPSINWLDPTFAGMRMVMGDALHSLTDLGTGALRLDANGFLGVEKSTGEGNPAWSEGHPLSEAANHLIASMVRKVGGFTFQELNLTIDDIRETSQAGADLSYDFINRPAYQHALATGDTEFLRLTLNTSNELGVDPASLVHALQNHDELTYELVHWSTGHRDDVYTYKGEQMTGEELGESVRQDLLDALTGPKAPYNQVFTTNGIASTTATVVAASLGISDLDSITDIDPIRRAHLLLAMFNALQPGVFALSGWDMCGMLTLPPAEVSELLRGGDTRWIHRAGHDLMGVNKGATRSMAGMPRGRSLYGSIPEQLADETSFLRQLQAILRVRSHYGIATSRQVDIPEVSNRGMLVMVHQLEDPSQHQLTLLNFAGEDIAGTVRSEHLPPQGRVMDMFTGKTVGAVDDLHSFAVEMPRHHGMSLLVEAPPEEEAE encoded by the coding sequence ATGACGGACACGGCCGGTGACGACCAGGCGCGGGAACCCACCGACATCACCTACGACGAACATCAATACCCCGCTCGGCCGCGGACGCTGCGCTTCCGGCCGCGGGTGCGGGCACCGTTCGCGCGTCGGTCGGTGGCCCACGACGGGTCGGCGACGGGCGACAACCCGGCCTACGTGTCGTGGCTGCTGAGTCAGTCGATGCTTTCCGACGCCAACGAGATCAGTCAGCAGTTCTCGGGCCAGGGCTCGATGTGGCAGAACCCGTTCGCCAACCCCGACCCACGCGCCGCCGTCACCGCGGCGTCGGTGTGGTTCACGGCCTATCCGCTGTCGCTGATCACCCGGCCCGAGGAGTCGTTCCTCACCGCGATGGCCGACGAGGAGATGTGGAAGGCGTTCGCCGAGATCGGCATCGAGGGCATCCACACCGGCCCGGTCAAGCGGGCGGGCGGCATCTCCGGCTGGGAGTACACCCCCAGCGTCGATGGTCACTTCGACCGGATCAGCACCCAGATCGACCCGGCCTTCGGCACCGAGGACGAGTTCCGCAAGATGTGCGCGACGGCGAACTGGTACGGCGGTACCATCATCGACGACGTCGTGCCCGGCCACACCGGCAAGGGCGCGGACTTCCGGCTCGCCGAGATGAAGTACGCCGACTATCCCGGCATCTATCACATGGTCGAGATCGACCCGCGGGACTGGCACGAGCTGCCCGAGACCCCGCCCGGGGTGGACTCGGTGAACATCGACGCCGCGACCGAGGAGTGGCTCGACAAGGCCGGCTACATCATCGGCCGACTGCAGCGCGTCATCTTCTACGCCGAGGGCGTCAAGGAGACCAACTGGAGCGTCACCCGGCCCGTGCTGGGCGTCGACGGCGTCGAACGTCGCTGGGTGTACCTGCACTACTTCAAGGACGGCCAACCGTCCATCAACTGGCTCGACCCCACGTTCGCCGGGATGCGCATGGTGATGGGTGACGCGCTGCATTCGCTGACCGACCTGGGCACCGGCGCGCTGCGCCTGGACGCCAACGGCTTCCTGGGCGTGGAGAAGAGCACGGGCGAGGGCAACCCCGCCTGGTCGGAGGGCCATCCGCTGTCCGAGGCGGCCAACCACCTCATCGCCAGCATGGTTCGCAAGGTCGGCGGATTCACCTTCCAGGAGCTCAACCTCACGATCGACGACATCCGCGAGACCAGCCAGGCGGGTGCCGACCTGTCCTATGACTTCATCAACCGGCCCGCCTACCAGCACGCGCTGGCGACCGGTGACACCGAGTTCCTCCGGCTCACCCTCAACACGTCCAACGAACTCGGCGTCGACCCGGCCTCGCTGGTGCACGCACTGCAGAACCACGACGAGCTGACCTACGAGCTGGTCCATTGGTCGACCGGGCACCGCGACGACGTCTACACCTACAAGGGCGAGCAGATGACCGGCGAGGAGCTGGGGGAGTCCGTCCGCCAGGATCTGCTCGACGCGCTCACCGGTCCGAAGGCGCCGTACAACCAGGTGTTCACGACCAACGGCATCGCCTCCACGACGGCGACCGTCGTCGCCGCGTCGCTGGGCATCTCCGACCTCGACTCGATCACCGACATCGACCCGATCCGTCGCGCCCACCTGCTGCTGGCCATGTTCAACGCGCTTCAGCCGGGGGTGTTCGCACTGTCGGGCTGGGACATGTGCGGGATGCTCACGCTCCCGCCCGCCGAGGTCTCCGAACTGCTGCGCGGCGGGGACACCCGGTGGATCCACCGGGCGGGCCACGACCTGATGGGCGTCAACAAGGGGGCGACGCGATCGATGGCGGGCATGCCGCGCGGGCGCAGCCTCTACGGCTCCATCCCCGAGCAGCTCGCCGACGAGACGAGTTTCCTACGGCAGCTGCAGGCGATCCTGCGGGTGCGGTCGCACTACGGCATCGCCACCAGCCGCCAAGTCGACATCCCCGAGGTCTCCAACCGCGGCATGCTGGTCATGGTGCACCAGCTCGAGGATCCCAGTCAGCATCAGTTGACGCTGTTGAACTTCGCCGGGGAGGACATCGCCGGCACCGTGCGCTCGGAGCACCTGCCACCGCAGGGTCGCGTGATGGACATGTTCACCGGCAAGACGGTCGGTGCGGTCGACGATCTGCACAGCTTCGCCGTGGAAATGCCGCGCCACCACGGCATGTCGCTGCTCGTCGAGGCGCCTCCCGAGGAGGAGGCGGAGTAG
- a CDS encoding ImmA/IrrE family metallo-endopeptidase: protein MSCRYRLPDRIMGLQLGRRIWLARGLTQAERRCTLTHELVHRERGPVPTEPTAAAREERVVDEIAARRLITYEALAEGLRWSRHPRELAEHLWVDEPTLQTRMTTLDPIEVADLEHDLADDWLWIP, encoded by the coding sequence GTGTCTTGCCGCTACCGGTTGCCGGACCGGATCATGGGGTTGCAGCTGGGCCGGCGGATCTGGTTGGCGCGCGGTCTGACGCAGGCGGAGCGCCGCTGCACCCTCACCCATGAGCTGGTGCACCGCGAGCGCGGGCCCGTGCCGACCGAGCCGACAGCCGCGGCGCGCGAGGAGCGCGTCGTCGACGAGATCGCGGCCCGCCGACTGATCACGTACGAGGCGCTCGCCGAAGGTCTGCGCTGGAGTCGCCATCCCCGCGAGCTCGCCGAGCACCTGTGGGTCGACGAACCCACCCTGCAGACACGCATGACGACACTCGACCCGATCGAGGTCGCCGACCTCGAGCACGACCTTGCGGACGACTGGCTATGGATTCCCTGA
- a CDS encoding NAD(P)-dependent oxidoreductase, with amino-acid sequence MGTVAIFGATGRTGVLLLDRALTCGHHVVAVARRPESLADSMARWAHTDRLRIVAADVRDPAAVEAAVEGTQAAISAIASTGRHPDRVFSEGTRNIVNALQRQQVWRFICISSRGVNYHDPALPLPYRAVIRPLFLGEVYADMQQMESIVRGSDLRWTLIRAPRLRDGPARGGYRIEDGHNPRRGWSISRADLAAFTVDQVDSVDWIHRAPTLAY; translated from the coding sequence ATGGGCACTGTTGCGATATTCGGCGCTACCGGCCGCACGGGTGTTCTGCTGCTGGATCGAGCACTCACCTGTGGTCATCACGTCGTAGCGGTCGCCCGCCGTCCCGAGTCGCTCGCCGACTCGATGGCGAGGTGGGCGCATACCGACCGGTTGAGGATCGTCGCAGCAGACGTACGCGACCCGGCTGCGGTGGAGGCCGCCGTTGAGGGCACGCAGGCCGCGATCTCGGCGATCGCGTCCACGGGCCGTCATCCGGACCGAGTGTTCTCCGAGGGCACGCGCAACATCGTGAATGCCCTTCAACGTCAGCAGGTTTGGCGATTCATTTGCATCTCCTCGCGGGGTGTCAACTACCACGATCCCGCTTTGCCGCTGCCGTACCGCGCGGTGATCCGTCCCCTGTTCTTGGGCGAGGTCTACGCCGACATGCAGCAGATGGAGTCGATCGTGCGGGGCAGTGACCTTCGGTGGACACTGATACGGGCGCCTCGGTTGCGCGACGGTCCGGCGCGCGGCGGCTACCGCATCGAGGATGGTCACAACCCGCGCAGGGGCTGGTCGATATCGCGAGCCGATCTCGCGGCCTTCACCGTCGACCAGGTGGACTCCGTCGACTGGATCCACCGCGCGCCGACCCTGGCGTACTGA
- a CDS encoding LLM class F420-dependent oxidoreductase yields the protein MRLGLHALGIGSGARRDVIDAVARAAERCGFARLWAGEHVVMVDRSVSRYPYSADGQIAVPAEADWLDPMIALSFAAAATSTIEIATGVLLLPEHNPVMVAKQAASLDTLSGGRFTLGIGVGWSREEFDALGVPFARRAARTAEYVAAMRTLWRDDVATFDGEFVAFDSVRVNPKPVRDRRIPIVLGGNSDAALRRVADWGDGWYGFNVEDVAAAKRHVACIRARCDEQGRDGTELSLAVALRDPRPSDVEPLAALGVDELVLVVGPPDDAHRAADWIAALADDWRAACP from the coding sequence ATGCGCCTCGGGTTGCACGCGCTCGGAATCGGTTCCGGTGCCAGACGCGACGTCATCGACGCCGTGGCGAGGGCGGCCGAACGCTGCGGCTTCGCACGACTCTGGGCGGGCGAACACGTCGTGATGGTGGATCGGTCCGTCTCGCGCTATCCGTACTCCGCCGACGGCCAGATAGCCGTTCCGGCCGAAGCGGACTGGCTGGACCCCATGATCGCGCTGAGCTTCGCGGCCGCGGCGACGTCGACCATCGAGATCGCGACCGGTGTGCTCCTGCTCCCCGAACACAATCCGGTCATGGTCGCCAAACAGGCTGCCTCCCTTGACACTTTGTCCGGCGGTCGGTTCACCCTTGGCATCGGGGTCGGCTGGTCGCGCGAGGAATTCGACGCGCTCGGCGTTCCCTTCGCGCGACGGGCGGCGCGGACCGCCGAGTACGTCGCCGCGATGCGCACGCTGTGGCGCGACGACGTCGCCACGTTCGACGGCGAGTTCGTCGCCTTCGACTCCGTGCGGGTCAACCCCAAGCCCGTCCGGGATCGTCGCATCCCGATAGTGCTGGGCGGCAACAGTGATGCCGCCCTGCGCCGCGTGGCCGACTGGGGTGACGGCTGGTACGGCTTCAACGTCGAGGACGTAGCGGCAGCGAAGCGTCACGTCGCCTGCATCCGCGCGCGGTGTGACGAGCAGGGCCGCGACGGGACGGAGTTGAGTCTTGCGGTGGCCCTGCGCGATCCGCGACCGTCCGACGTCGAGCCGCTCGCCGCTCTGGGTGTCGACGAGTTGGTGCTCGTCGTGGGTCCGCCGGACGATGCGCACCGGGCGGCGGACTGGATCGCCGCACTCGCCGACGACTGGCGTGCCGCGTGCCCGTGA
- a CDS encoding helix-turn-helix domain-containing protein: protein MPDQHKSPIPRIYSLAEAAETLGVGKTWLRIQLAERRFAAMKRAGKWAMTEHQVLAAIEQMSTTARPSQAPKEPIDLDVDDDFLSGLSARSQTYWRNKKITGSTRSPGR, encoded by the coding sequence ATGCCCGATCAGCACAAGAGCCCGATTCCGCGGATCTACTCGCTGGCGGAGGCCGCAGAAACGCTCGGGGTGGGCAAGACCTGGCTTCGGATTCAGTTGGCGGAGCGCCGGTTTGCAGCCATGAAGCGCGCCGGCAAGTGGGCCATGACCGAACATCAGGTGCTCGCGGCCATTGAGCAGATGAGCACCACGGCTAGACCGAGTCAGGCACCAAAGGAGCCCATCGATCTGGACGTTGATGACGACTTCTTATCCGGGTTGTCCGCGAGGTCGCAGACCTATTGGAGGAACAAGAAGATCACGGGTTCGACGAGAAGCCCAGGCCGCTAA